From Dermochelys coriacea isolate rDerCor1 chromosome 8, rDerCor1.pri.v4, whole genome shotgun sequence, the proteins below share one genomic window:
- the GADD45A gene encoding growth arrest and DNA damage-inducible protein GADD45 alpha isoform X2: METAGSALEEVLSKALTQRSVTVGVYEAAKLLNVDPDNVVLCLLAADEEDDRDVALQIHFTLIQAFCCENDINILRVSNPSRLAELLLLGASGGAEQPADLHCVLVTNPHASQWKDPALSQLICFCRESRYMDQWVPVINLPER, from the exons ATGGAGACGGCGGGGAGCGCGCTGGAGGAAGTGCTCAGCAAAGCCCTGACTCAGAGGAGCGTCACCGTCGGGGTCTACGAGGCGGCCAAGCTGCTCAACGT GGATCCGGATAATGTGGTGCTTTGTTTGCTAGCTGCAGATGAGGAAGATGATCGGGATGTTGCTTTGCAAATCCACTTCACCCTGATCCAGGCTTTCTGCTGTGAGAATGACATTAACATCCTGCGAGTGAGCAACCCAAGCCGGCTGGctgagctgctgcttctgggggcAAGTGGGGGAGCTGAGCAGCCTGCAGACCTGCACTGTGTGCTTGTCACA aatccCCATGCATCTCAATGGAAGGATCCAGCACTGAGTCAGCTGATTTGCTTTTGCCGGGAAAGTCGCTACATGGATCAGTGGGTCCCAGTGATTAATCTCCCCGAGCGATGA
- the GADD45A gene encoding growth arrest and DNA damage-inducible protein GADD45 alpha isoform X1, with protein MTLEELAGEQQAMGRMETAGSALEEVLSKALTQRSVTVGVYEAAKLLNVDPDNVVLCLLAADEEDDRDVALQIHFTLIQAFCCENDINILRVSNPSRLAELLLLGASGGAEQPADLHCVLVTNPHASQWKDPALSQLICFCRESRYMDQWVPVINLPER; from the exons ATGACTTTggaggagctggctggagagcagcaggcgATGGGCAG GATGGAGACGGCGGGGAGCGCGCTGGAGGAAGTGCTCAGCAAAGCCCTGACTCAGAGGAGCGTCACCGTCGGGGTCTACGAGGCGGCCAAGCTGCTCAACGT GGATCCGGATAATGTGGTGCTTTGTTTGCTAGCTGCAGATGAGGAAGATGATCGGGATGTTGCTTTGCAAATCCACTTCACCCTGATCCAGGCTTTCTGCTGTGAGAATGACATTAACATCCTGCGAGTGAGCAACCCAAGCCGGCTGGctgagctgctgcttctgggggcAAGTGGGGGAGCTGAGCAGCCTGCAGACCTGCACTGTGTGCTTGTCACA aatccCCATGCATCTCAATGGAAGGATCCAGCACTGAGTCAGCTGATTTGCTTTTGCCGGGAAAGTCGCTACATGGATCAGTGGGTCCCAGTGATTAATCTCCCCGAGCGATGA